Below is a window of Musa acuminata AAA Group cultivar baxijiao chromosome BXJ3-11, Cavendish_Baxijiao_AAA, whole genome shotgun sequence DNA.
ACTGACTTACTTTAGGAGAAGAAGAGAATCTTACACCACTCTCACATAGTATTGAAAGTTCATCGAGTTGTAATTTTTTTCTAGTACTCCTTTTACATAGATCTCGCATACAAGAAAAAGAGTAACCAGacaaatttataacttgaaagaATAATGGAAtcaatcatcccatcttttatttctggcaaatttcttTTGCCTCCAAATTTTCTTTGAGAGAGAATCTTCCTATTAGCAAGATCTTGATTTGGATTATTTGCACTAAAGTATCTGGGAATAATATTCTGTAGACCTTTTATTGTATGGTGTCATATGTGACTCAAGTTTGTTGTTAATCCAATCATAGCAATGCAGACCTGGCAATTTGTTTCCTATTACTTCTTATCATGCACCCATATATATCATCAGCATGTTATCCGTGAAATATGTCATATGTTCCAGGATTCATCCCGTAAAGATTGTTTGATTTTGTGCTATTATGATCTGTAATACACAATTAATggacttggaaaaaaaaaaagaattacaagCATGAATTATCGCACTACCTTTTTTGATGAATATTAGCAACCGGTAAAACCCTTTGTCTGTTTgttgtttttctttctcttctcttttatcTTGGGAATGCTCAGATTCGTTTTTGATTGCTTTAATTCTGCTTGGACAAACTCTTCATGGCTAAAGTTTGCTATGTTGTGTTGGTGGATACAGAACAGCCGGGATCAGAACACAAAGGTGCGCCTGGATGCTGTAAATGATGAGTTCAAACCGTACCGTTACCACACTATCATGAACTTTGCTCATGCCTGCCCCATGGGACTGAACCCCGCGAAGCAAATTGAATATAGATCAAAAAGCTTCAGCTTCATTAAATTTTTCCTGAGATGCCATTTGTTGCTTTGAAGAGGCAGCATCTGCCAtttagttatttatttttgcatCAATAACATTCACGGATTGGTGATGTACTTGCAACTCTTAGTATCCAATTGTGCTCATCAATAATGACCTGAAACTTGTCTATTTTTTGGAAGATATCATTGTTGCAGCAATTTCTACGGTCGAGGTTTGTTTATGTGACGAGTTGGTTAAATTGTCTAATGGACTGTTGTTTGATTTGAATTAAGTTGGTGATTGAATTTGGTGTTACTGAATCTGTAGAATACCCATTTTATGGAATTATAGGCTCTTATATTGTCTTTTGGAGTGTTACTCAATATGAATTATATTGGTAAATGAGTTTGATGTTATTGAATGTGTAGACCGTGTATCCATGATAAGAGTGTTAAAACCTCTTAGACACACCATATGATAAGTTATCTTTTGTTTTCATCAATATAACCGTGAGAGCTCAtgagaaattatctttttaagatGTGTTCTACACGATTTTATTTACCCCTTTTAAAAGGTGGATTCCGAAAAATGTCGCTATGGATTGAGGTGATATTGATCCTCTTACTCCTGAATAGAGACTATAGTCGATCCTCTCAGGATAGATAATACATTTAGTCATCTCTATTTCGATCAATATCTAATTAATATATAAACCATATGGATTTGAGCTTAACTCATTCAacactatcttttatttgttgacATTCTATatctttcaagaattgaaatgtttgtattattattattattattattattattattattattattattattattattgactttAACAACGTAAAATGATCCAATTGACTTGAACCGAATAGGTTTTCAACTATAATCAAATTGAAACGACATCAAATTCACTTGAAACTGATCCAGAATTATCCCAAGAAAATCTAATTGAAATTGAATCAGTCCAATttggattttatatatatatatatatatatataaaattccaCGTAGCCATAGTTTGCCATTTGTGAGTGATGTATTTgctgtaaataaaaataataaaaaattttcaaaGTGCTGTGGTCGGTTAGCTTGAAAGCATCACTTTTGCATTTGATACTTTTacataagacaaaaaaaaaagcttgATGTGACTGAAATgtcatctcaaaaaaatatttaaattatctaaTGTAATTAAAGTATCCCCTTTAGGCGTCATAATTTTacctttgataaaaaaataactaATGTGTTTAAGATGAACAAAACATCCTTTTTACATATGTGTCTCGAGAAAGAAGTATCTAGAACGCAATCATAACATCCTCTATACACCTAATGCATCCACCTAAGACAAAGATGAATCCACCTAAGATAAAGAAGTATTTGAAGCCTTTAATAGTATCAAAGTATCCCTTTGTGCATGATGCGTCTACTCGGGACCAAAAAAAGAATTTAAAGAATATTCATGGTTAAAATGTTAACTTAGATATGATTAAAGTATCATCTTTCGTGCAAGATACATCCACTTATGAGAACAAAGATATCATAGCTCCTAATATGATAAATGCATCCCTTTACGTGAGATGTGTTTgccttcaacaaaaaaaaaaacctaaatctTCTAATGCAAATACAAATAAAGCATTCTTGGTACCTTGACACAATGTAAAAACATCTTATATTACTTACACGATTAAAATATCCCCTTCTACTTGCTATATTAGCATAGGACAAGAAATAATATCACTTAATAATCTTAGAATTCAAGTAATAGGTCCCAAAATCTATACTGTGCTATATGATAAATAAGCTTATACCTCAAGTAGGGAAAATGATATAACTATTATATTTAGTCAATTATAACATGACATATGGATTCTAACCTATGCATCCTGaatatattaaatttttaaacaACCTAATATATATGCTATATTAGCATATTATATAAATGAGAGTAACTCACTATATAAGGCAACAACCTCTATAAGGCTATTGATATTGTGTTGGAGTTAACTTGGGAATAAGAAAACTATAAATATAGAGAATGGGAGGGCAGCGAATCCTTGTCTTCACCATGGCCGACTGGTCCAATCTTCACCAAGATGTCCTAAACCTCATCGTCTCTGAGCTCTCCCTACACGATCTCCTCTGTTGCACCATTGTATGTGGCACATGGTTACGCACCATCCGTGATCTTCGTCGATACTGCTCCAAGCTTTGCCACCAAAGCCCTTGGCTCGCATTTAGTGGTAGCCATGATGACATAGGTAGTGCCATTGATGACCCCTCCGCTGCCCACTTCTTTAGCCTCTCAGAGCAGAAGGTGTACACCATCCCCCTCCCACAACCTCCGATTCGTAATCGCCTCTTTTTGGGTTCCTCCTATGGGTGGCTGATCACCATCGATGAGTGTTTCAAGGTGCAACTATTGAACCCCATCAATGGTGCACAGATCAACATCCCCTTCATCCTCACACTCGATAACATCGGATCCTTCTGCGACCGATGGGGGCGCATAAGAGGCGACGCCAATAACATCATTCATAACCAATATCCAGGGGAAGAGATTCCTATGCTCAACTTCAAGGCCATGCTATCGTCAGACCCCTCACGAGGAGACTATATTGTTACACTCATCCACTACCCCTATGGGGGCATCTCCATTACTAGATCTAATGACAATAAGTGGACGACGATGCCATTGCCTGATCTCTATGAAGATGCCATCTTCTATAAGGACCAACTCTATGCGACATTTTATGGAAGGATAGACATTTGGGATGACCTCGATCAAGAGTGGAAGATGGTGGTGCCTGAGTCGGAGGTGGATGAAATTTACCCCTTCCACTTTCCATTTTGGTTGCTGGTTCAGACTCACTCGTGTGATCTCCTCCATGTTTGGGGGAAGATAGTCCCAACGACGAAGCATGATAATACTAAAATTGAAGTTCCACTTATGATAGTTGATAGATTGGACATCAAAAATGGCACCTCCTTACGGGTCAATATCTCATATACATATCTCTCAATcttgatatattatatatatatatatatatatatatatatatatatatatatatatgtatgtatgtatatatatatatatatgtatgtatgtatatatgtatgtatatatatatatatgtatgtatatatatatgtatatatatatatatatgtatatatatatatacatacatacatatatatatatatatatatatatatatatatatatatatatatatatacatacatacatatatatatatatatatatatatatatacatacatatatatatatatatatatatatccatacatttatatatatacatacatatatatatacatacatacatatatatatatatatatatatacatacatacatatatatatatatatatatatacacacacacattaaATTTTATATAAGAATCAAACCATAACTTTTAGGTTTTCTTCCTTGAATCCTTCTCATATTATGATTCCTTAGTTTCCTATACACTTGCTTTAGGAATCGCATATACTTTCCAATTCCAACCATCTCAAAATATTTTGTCTAGAAATAGATAAACTTATTATCTTTGTCTTCTCTTGTGACTCTTGAATAAAGAATATTTTTACTTTACACTTTTACCGATCTTCATTTCTCTTCCTTATTAAATCTCATACCACTTATTaggaacaaaaaaaacaaaacaaaacaaaaggaaaatatgtagatcaataataataaatataccaAAAAATTAATACAAGATTAATGTGATTAGATACATCACACTTTTGAAAACTTAATTATTCAATATGTCAGATCAATTGCATTACAGCTGACTTATCCTCTCTCTCAAATATAAAAACTATTATACATCGTCTCATAtaagaaaaattatatgttttctcTTATCCTCTCTAGAAAGATAGAGAATACCTTCTATCAATACTCTAGAGAGAAACCCAAGAGCACCCAAGTATTCGTTATTCTCCAAACATTCTAGAAAGAAACTCAAAAGCACCTAAGTATTTCTCTGTTTAAAGGAAATAAATCTGAATTTTCAGAAATTCCTTATTCTCCTAGTAAACTTagttcaaataattatatatatatatatatatatatatcttaaatttttagaatCATTGAATCTATCCGCCTTGCAGCATAAACTTTGGATATAGTTTCATGAAACTTTAGGAATGGTTCGTCatctaaataaaatttttatcatgCTAGACTTTGGACCTTTCTGATATCAAACTTGATTATTTTGATAAAATAGGTGAAGAATTTGGGAGAATATGCGctctttttatgcaacaaccaatCTCTTTGTCTCTCTTGTAAAGACTTTCCTGAGTTGAAACCAAACCACATCTATTTCACTAATGACTTCTGGTGGTCGAATAATGATCGGTGGTGGAAAAATCACCATGTAAAGAAATGCCGGGATCTAATCGTCTATGACTTGGAGAACGAAACCCTCTCATATATTTTGCACTCTGATGCTCGTCTAAATATGCCACCTCCTATTTGGATCACTCCCAGTCCTCTGCTTAATGACTGATAGGTGAGTCAAATTTGTCATTCAATCATTtagtttagaggttttgtaatagCATCCACTTTTTTCATTGTACAATTTGGTACCTCATTTACTTTAGTACAAATATTGTATAGGATATTgcacactttttttttctttcgtctTGATGCTCATTTAGTTTCTTTATTTCTCATGTAATTTAGGGGTTTAAGCTTTCTCTTGGAGACGCAAAAGAACATGCCCTCAgtaacttctctctctctctctctcattcagcttcttcttcctcctccggaaGAAGCCAATGACGTCTATATGTACAAGTGAGTCACAGAATCTTTTGCTTTCGATCATTCTCGTCTCTGATCGGTTTGCCCACACCGAGGTGGATGGCTTCGCTCTCTAAGGTCTGTCTGGTGGGATGGGTTATGACCTTGAGCTTCTCCTCAAGAATTATTCTTATTCAGTTTCAAGTCTTGTGTAATATGAATCCTGATCAGATGATGTGTATGTTTTGTTCGGAGCCTGCTTTATCTGATATGTTTATATCAATGTTGGTTTTGGCTGTTCCATATCTAACAATCCAACATCTCCTTGCACAGCTCGAAGATGTATAATGTTTCGTATGTAAAAAGAAGTTTGCACTGCCTCAAAGGGATTGCCATTTTCATCACTTCAAAATATAAAGATTCATTCATAAGTGAGATGATGAAACTTCATTTGTTCTCTCGACGTATGATAAGATATCTGAGGCCTTTTGGACCTCGTGATCTTGTCATCTAATGAGTCATCATTGATCCCCCAAGAAATTATCTACTGTGGAATCTCCGCATGGTTTTATCCTACAAAGAACTTCTTTCTTTGGCTTCCACACACCATCTTAGGCCAACCCTAACTGGTTCTAACAGGGAACATGTGACAGGCACACTCGACCTCCACGTGTGCACAGCAAGTCCACAAACCATATTTGAAACTTTGACTGAGTAAAATacaacaatttttttaaaaatcatttaGTATGATTAATGATTAGCACTGTCACATATGAATGATCAtgatttacgatgatcttctaatCAGTTACTCAAGTTACCTTATTTTCTACCACACTTGTTAGTGGCTGCGGTGGTGGACTATTGTGGGTTCCACTTGGGCTCCATCTGTAGTGGAACAGCGGGTGCGCGTAAAATCTTTACGCAGTGGAACCCTCTTCTGTGACACCAATAACATGATGCCACGTGTAACAATATTCATTTGCGGAACCCAATAACTCCACTCCTCCAAAAGCCGCCTTCTGCCGAGTTTTATTAAAAAAGGTTGTTCCACGACAGAAGATCCTCGCAAATGTACCTGTTTTATTTTTGCCTTAAAAAGCTGAGCCGAATACTGACTAGATATGGCgatatagtatttttacttgtgtctaaaataataattatattttaaaaaatataatatatataaatttctTTTGTAAATTTGAGTTAACAGACCATAGTCTCTTTGTATGacgtgttgactcataataaactattaatataatgatatatataatttaactttaaaaaaaaattgataataggTAAATTTAAAACGTGGATCGGCCACAtaatcaagttatttcaaaatgaGTCTTCCCACGATCTAGCGGGCGACACGCTGGCCTTGCCTCGACATTTGTCGTAGAGGCAAAAGCCTCTTAGCACTTACAATGGTCGAAAAGTTCATAATGGAGAGCCAATCCCCCCAGCCTAAAGAGAAAACCACTAGTCGCATTACGCGCTTTAACATTTGAAGCTTCTCCCCTGTCATGCCTTGGTTCATGTCTAACATCGTCACCGGATCAATTAGGGTACAGAGAGGGGCGAAGGATTCTATCGGTAGTGCTTTCACCTTAAGAGCCACCACGTAACTTCGGTTTCTCCGCTCTTTCGAGAGCAGGGTCACCTGCAACATCACGCTCACAATGACGCAATCAGCCTTGGACCTTGGTGTCGGCTGACATAGGACTCCTCTGTTAGTGCGATAACCAGATCAGGCGCGAGGGGCCACAAGGAGCCTATAGAACTCGTCCTCTCGTTCCATATCCTCCGTCTCCTCGTCATCGTCGTAAGGTTCCTCATCCTTGTCCTCATTAGATACTTTTGGTATAGGATTGAACCGCACAACTCTTCTCTAACTGGGCTTAACACAAGCAGCAACAGCTTGTCAACCTTAGTAGCAACAGTAGCGGCGACGACGACAATTACTTTGTTCTCCCCTAACCATTGTTCCCCACTTTTACTATTGTTCCAGTTGCCATCATTAGTAGTTCTTCTATTCAGGTTCTACTTCTCCGTTTCTCTCATCACCCCTTGCTCGACAACGAATGCATTGTCTTCTTAGCAACAGAGCACGGAGAGGAAGGGTACGTGGCGTTAGGAAGTGGAGCAAACAGGACAAGCAAGGTTGGCGTAGATCTTGACATGGGCGACAATACAGGAAAAGTGGAAGGCGTGGAAGCTCTCCGTCATGAAAATTAATTGGCTCGTCTTCACATGTTTGATTAGGCAACCAATCTACATTTTCAAATcagtatattttttttaatttaaattatatatattattatattaataatttattacgaatcaaataaattttaatatttattaatttaaacttaatgaaaaaaatttatatgttatatattttaaaatatgaaattttaTTCACGAGTAACCTATAAAAACTTAAAAAGACCGGTGGTGAGCATGACACTTCCCAATTGCCCTTTATTGTTTCCTTCTCTGTCATCTGCGTCGCTCGCCGTTTCGGCGATCCCATCACTAATATGGCCGCCGCGAGGGTTCTCCTCCGCGAGGATACGCCGTCGCGCGCGGCCTCCTCCCTGCCCACGGGCCGCCGGCCACCACCGCCTCCTCTGCTGCTGCCCACTCCTCCCAGACCGACTCGGCGGCGGCCGCGTCTAAGCCTAAGCTTACCAAGACCTTCTCCATCTACCGATGTACGAGTGTATTCTTTGCGCCTGCTGCTGGACCTCCTGCCCTAGCTGTTGGTGGAATCCCGAGGCCTATCTTGGGCCAGTTGCCCTCTTTCATGCCCATAGGTATAACTTCTCGATTCATTTGAATTCTTTTTACATTGTTTGGTATAGCTTTGTTGATTCAAGTTTGCTGCTTGCTGATTGGTCTGTGACTGATTTCATTGTGAAATGAATGAACTtttgtaattttataattttataattataaaactgTAAAATTGGAATTTATAATTTTTCCAACTTAAGAGTTGATCTCTAGAGATCCATTTACTAGATGATATCATATGTAGGCGAACATAAAAAAAAAGCCCAAATTTTGATTTCAAAAtga
It encodes the following:
- the LOC135653012 gene encoding putative F-box protein At2g33200; amino-acid sequence: MGGQRILVFTMADWSNLHQDVLNLIVSELSLHDLLCCTIVCGTWLRTIRDLRRYCSKLCHQSPWLAFSGSHDDIGSAIDDPSAAHFFSLSEQKVYTIPLPQPPIRNRLFLGSSYGWLITIDECFKVQLLNPINGAQINIPFILTLDNIGSFCDRWGRIRGDANNIIHNQYPGEEIPMLNFKAMLSSDPSRGDYIVTLIHYPYGGISITRSNDNKWTTMPLPDLYEDAIFYKDQLYATFYGRIDIWDDLDQEWKMVVPESEVDEIYPFHFPFWLLVKNLGEYALFLCNNQSLCLSCKDFPELKPNHIYFTNDFWWSNNDRWWKNHHVKKCRDLIVYDLENETLSYILHSDARLNMPPPIWITPSPLLND